Proteins encoded in a region of the Methylobacterium radiotolerans JCM 2831 genome:
- a CDS encoding caspase family protein, which translates to MPRANPVSALRRAARTAIILLGINSLAPVAPARAAADPAAFADNADAVAVVIGNRSYKQTVPVDYAHNDAEAIRAYLIERLGYREGNVFLLKDATLNEFNQVFGTERNPQSGRLWRSVREGRSNVFVYYSGHGVPDLTTKQPFLLPEDGNPNQGESGYSLETLYRNLELVKRKIGPDHQLVVMVDACFTGETGRKGESLLAVSAPGFAPARPKAEGGIVRLVATSGATPANWDEANRLGLLTSRFLMGVSGLADARDQQGDGDGLVQWTELKGYLRREVEDAARRASGREQVPEIDEAPIVLKVSLPVAAVAQGVAAIRDEAAWRRAETLGTREAFEAYIGACGETCLYRPQAMDRLLAGRRRDAAAIDQENWARFGTQRQYQAYLDSCGEVCAYRSLAEGYLGGKNPSADPRVKRCDELAAGTDDPDRPSGVTGVKLGRIEPAAAIDACRGAAAAYPDLRRLSYQLGRAYDRADRYKEAFAAYDRAAKAGSVSALNNLAALYENGQGVKRQQADAFRLYRQAGEGGNVVALANAARMLEYGNGIPKDEAQAVALYRRAVSGGDVASISKLVPHYATGAYGFPKDLRQGFDLFRQAADRGDPVAMATMATLIDNGFGRYFPGVRSADMVMRALKHGELGAASVSATDTAAQKLKPETIRSVQRAIKDADYYTGALDGRFNPVFVRALDQYARANETE; encoded by the coding sequence TTGCCGAGAGCCAACCCGGTATCCGCGCTGCGGCGGGCCGCCCGCACCGCGATCATCCTGCTCGGGATAAATTCCCTAGCCCCGGTCGCGCCGGCCCGGGCAGCCGCCGATCCCGCAGCCTTCGCCGACAATGCCGACGCCGTCGCGGTGGTGATCGGCAACCGCAGCTACAAGCAGACGGTGCCGGTCGACTACGCCCACAACGATGCCGAGGCGATCCGCGCCTACCTGATCGAGCGTCTCGGATACCGCGAAGGTAACGTCTTCCTGCTGAAGGACGCGACGCTCAACGAGTTCAACCAAGTCTTCGGCACCGAGCGCAATCCGCAATCCGGCCGTCTCTGGCGCAGCGTGCGCGAGGGCCGCTCGAACGTCTTCGTCTACTATTCCGGCCACGGGGTCCCGGATCTGACCACCAAGCAGCCGTTCCTGCTGCCGGAAGACGGCAATCCGAACCAGGGCGAGAGCGGGTATTCGCTGGAAACCCTGTACCGCAACCTCGAGCTCGTGAAGCGCAAGATCGGCCCGGACCACCAGCTCGTCGTGATGGTCGATGCCTGCTTTACCGGCGAGACCGGGCGCAAGGGCGAGAGCCTCCTGGCGGTGTCAGCGCCCGGCTTCGCGCCCGCCCGTCCCAAGGCGGAGGGCGGCATCGTGCGGCTGGTCGCGACTTCGGGCGCGACGCCCGCCAACTGGGACGAGGCGAACAGGCTCGGCCTGCTGACCAGCCGGTTCCTGATGGGCGTGTCGGGTCTCGCCGACGCCCGAGACCAGCAGGGCGACGGCGACGGGCTCGTGCAGTGGACGGAGCTGAAGGGCTACCTCCGCCGCGAGGTGGAGGACGCCGCCCGCCGCGCGTCGGGCCGCGAGCAGGTGCCCGAGATCGACGAGGCCCCGATCGTCCTCAAGGTCTCGCTGCCGGTGGCGGCCGTCGCGCAGGGCGTCGCTGCCATCCGGGACGAGGCGGCCTGGCGGCGGGCCGAAACGCTCGGCACCCGGGAGGCGTTCGAGGCCTATATCGGCGCCTGCGGCGAGACCTGCCTGTACCGGCCTCAGGCCATGGACAGGCTCCTGGCCGGACGGCGCCGGGACGCGGCGGCGATCGACCAGGAGAATTGGGCCAGGTTCGGGACCCAGCGGCAGTATCAGGCCTATCTCGACTCCTGCGGCGAGGTCTGCGCCTATCGCAGCCTCGCGGAGGGCTATCTCGGCGGCAAGAATCCGAGTGCCGATCCGCGCGTCAAACGATGCGACGAGCTCGCCGCCGGCACGGACGATCCGGATCGTCCGAGTGGGGTCACCGGCGTGAAGCTCGGCCGGATCGAGCCGGCAGCCGCGATCGACGCTTGCCGCGGGGCTGCGGCCGCCTATCCGGACCTGCGCCGCCTCTCCTACCAGCTCGGCCGTGCCTACGACCGGGCCGACCGCTACAAGGAGGCCTTCGCCGCCTACGACCGCGCTGCCAAGGCCGGGAGCGTGTCGGCGCTGAACAACCTCGCCGCCCTCTACGAGAACGGCCAGGGCGTGAAGCGCCAGCAGGCCGACGCGTTCCGCCTCTACCGGCAGGCGGGCGAAGGCGGGAACGTGGTCGCGCTCGCCAACGCGGCCCGGATGCTGGAATACGGCAACGGCATCCCGAAGGACGAGGCGCAGGCGGTCGCCCTGTATCGCCGCGCCGTGTCCGGGGGTGACGTCGCGTCGATCAGCAAGCTCGTGCCGCACTACGCGACGGGCGCGTACGGCTTCCCGAAGGATCTGCGCCAGGGCTTCGACCTCTTCCGGCAGGCGGCGGACCGGGGCGACCCGGTCGCCATGGCCACGATGGCGACGCTGATCGACAACGGCTTCGGGCGGTACTTCCCCGGTGTGCGCTCCGCCGACATGGTGATGCGCGCCCTCAAGCACGGGGAACTCGGCGCCGCCTCGGTCTCGGCCACCGATACCGCCGCCCAGAAGCTGAAGCCCGAGACGATCCGCTCGGTGCAGCGCGCGATCAAGGACGCGGACTACTACACCGGCGCCCTCGACGGGCGCTTCAACCCCGTCTTCGTCCGCGCCCTCGACCAGTACGCCCGGGCCAACGAGACCGAATGA